One stretch of Streptomyces hygroscopicus DNA includes these proteins:
- a CDS encoding S-adenosylmethionine synthase: MSRRLFTSESVTEGHPDKIADQISDTILDALLKEDPTSRVAVETLITTGLVHVAGEVTTKAYAPIATLVRNKILDIGYDSSKKGFDGASCGVSVSIGSQSPDIAQGVDSAYELRVEGDEDELDKQGAGDQGLMFGYACDETPELMPLPINLAHRLSRRLSDVRKNGTIPYLRPDGKTQVTVEYDGHKAVRLDTVVVSSQHASDIDLDSLLAPDIREFVVEHVLNELVEDGIKLDTEGYRLLVNPTGRFEIGGPMGDAGLTGRKIIIDTYGGMSRHGGGAFSGKDPSKVDRSAAYAMRWVAKNVVAAGLAQRCEVQVAYAIGKAEPVGLFVETFGTAAVDAEKIEKAISEVFDLRPAAIIRDLDLLRPIYAQTAAYGHFGREIPDFTWERTDRVDALRAAAGL, encoded by the coding sequence GTGTCCCGCCGCCTGTTCACCTCGGAATCCGTGACCGAGGGTCACCCCGACAAGATCGCTGACCAGATCAGCGACACCATCCTCGACGCCCTTCTCAAGGAGGACCCGACCTCCCGGGTCGCCGTCGAGACGTTGATCACCACCGGCCTGGTGCATGTGGCCGGCGAGGTGACCACCAAGGCGTACGCCCCGATCGCGACGCTCGTGCGGAACAAGATCCTCGACATCGGCTACGACTCGTCGAAGAAGGGCTTCGACGGCGCCTCCTGCGGCGTCTCGGTGTCGATCGGCTCACAGTCCCCCGACATCGCCCAGGGTGTGGACTCCGCCTACGAGCTCCGGGTCGAGGGCGACGAAGACGAGCTGGACAAGCAGGGCGCGGGCGACCAGGGCCTGATGTTCGGGTACGCCTGCGACGAGACGCCCGAGCTGATGCCGCTGCCGATCAACCTGGCGCACCGGCTCTCCCGCCGGCTGTCCGACGTCCGCAAGAACGGGACCATCCCCTACCTGCGGCCCGACGGCAAGACCCAGGTCACCGTCGAGTACGACGGCCACAAGGCGGTCCGCCTGGACACCGTCGTCGTCTCCTCGCAGCACGCCTCCGACATCGACCTGGACTCGCTGCTGGCGCCCGACATCCGGGAATTCGTGGTCGAGCACGTGCTGAACGAGCTGGTCGAGGACGGCATCAAGCTCGACACCGAGGGCTACCGCCTGCTGGTCAACCCGACCGGGCGCTTCGAGATCGGCGGCCCGATGGGCGACGCCGGCCTCACCGGCCGCAAGATCATCATCGACACCTACGGCGGCATGTCCCGCCACGGCGGCGGCGCCTTCTCCGGCAAGGACCCCTCCAAGGTCGACCGCTCCGCCGCCTACGCCATGCGCTGGGTCGCCAAGAACGTGGTGGCCGCCGGCCTCGCCCAGCGCTGCGAGGTGCAGGTCGCGTACGCCATCGGCAAGGCCGAGCCGGTCGGCCTCTTCGTCGAGACCTTCGGCACCGCCGCGGTCGACGCCGAGAAGATCGAGAAGGCCATCTCCGAGGTCTTCGACCTCCGCCCGGCCGCGATCATCCGCGACCTCGACCTGCTGCGCCCG